The following coding sequences are from one Oncorhynchus kisutch isolate 150728-3 linkage group LG23, Okis_V2, whole genome shotgun sequence window:
- the LOC109868510 gene encoding ectonucleoside triphosphate diphosphohydrolase 2: MAKQRRYFFAPVALVLFGILAILLLTIPTEDLAEPPECMYGIVLDAGSSHTAMYIYKWPADKQNGTGVVTQHSECHPKGGGISSYVGQQGAAGRSLQVCLDQAMQDIPRARHHLTPVYLGATAGMRLLNISSPVQSAQVLQEVGHKIQSYPFNYQGAAILSGQEEGAYGWVTVNYLLENFIKYGFVGRWLSPGRQTVGALDFGGASTQITFVTKDEVEDESDRMKLRLYGHDYSLYTHSFLCYGRDQVLKRLLAHLVTTQGHTGTVAHPCFPAGYIITMKLGTLFDSPCTVAQTPSYSYNPQAALSVKGTGKYDHCLGNITEIFSFHSCPFSQCSFDKVFQPNVSGSFMAFSAFFYIHQFLQTTTGIPVTTPAQLEEAAHSICNMSINEMLVLAPDQEPRLQDFCAASVFTKVLFTRGYGFDEISFPHISFQKKAGDASVGWALGYMLSLSSLLPGESVGLRKALKPGAWAALLFLLVLLPATALMYVSLQACRRKKKGSSDTAS, translated from the exons ATGGCCAAGCAACGCCGTTATTTTTTCGCCCCGGTTGCGCTTGTACTGTTTGGAATACTAGCCATTTTGCTTCTAACTATTCCCACCGAGGATTTGGCCGAACCTCCGGAATGTATG TATGGGATAGTCTTGGACGCAGGTTCCTCCCACACAGCTATGTACATCTACAAGTGGCCAGCAGACAAGCAGAACGGCACAGGTGTGGTCACTCAGCACAGTGAATGCCATCCAAAGG GTGGAGGAATCTCTAGCTATGTGGGACAGCAGGGAGCAGCAGGGAGAAGCCTCCAAGTTTGCCTGGACCAAGCCATGCAGGATATCCCCAGAGCCAGGCACCACCTCACACCTGTCTACCTCGGAGCCACCGCTGGCATGAGGCTCCTCAA TATCTCCAGCCCTGTCCAGTCAGCCCAGGTTTTACAGGAAGTGGGTCATAAAATCCAGTCCTATCCATTTAACTACCAGGGGGCAGCCATCTTAAGTGGCCAGGAGGAGGGAGCATACGGCTGGGTCACTGTCAACTATCTCTTGGAGAACTTCATCAAG TATGGCTTTGTGGGCCGTTGGCTGAGCCCGGGCAGACAGACGGTGGGGGCGCTGGACTTTGGTGGGGCGTCGACCCAGATCACCTTTGTGACCAAGGATGAGGTGGAAGATGAGAGTGACAGGATGAAGCTACGTCTGTATGGCCATGACTACtccctatacacacacagcttCCTGTGCTACGGACGAGACCAGGTCCTCAAACGCCTACTGGCTCACCTGGTGACG actcagGGTCACACAGGGACAGTGGCCCATCCGTGCTTCCCTGCAGGCTACATCATCACCATGAAGCTGGGGACATTGTTTGACTCTCCCTGCACGGTGGCCCAGACACCCAGCTACAGTTACAATCCCCAGGCAGCCCTGTCTGTGAAGGGCACTGGCAAATATGATCACTGCCTGGGCAACATTACTGAGATATTTTCCTTCCACAGCTGCCCCTTCTCCCAGTGCTCCTTTGATAAGGTGTTCCAGCCCAATGTCAGTGGCAGCTTCATG GCGTTCTCTGCCTTCTTCTACATTCACCAGTTCctacagactactacaggaaTCCCTGTCACCACCCCTGCGCAACTGGAAGAGGCAGCCCATTCTATCTGTAACATGAGCATCAATGAG ATGTTGGTGCTGGCCCCAGATCAGGAGCCTCGTCTGCAGGACTTCTGTGCTGCCTCTGTGTTCACCAAGGTGCTCTTCACGAGAGGCTATGGCTTTGATGAGATCTCATTTCCccacatttccttccagaaaaAG GCAGGGGATGCCTctgtgggctgggccctgggctACATGCTCAGTCTGAGCAGTCTGCTGCCGGGGGAGAGTGTGGGCCTGAGGAAGGCCCTGAAACCTGGAGCCTGGGCTGCCCTGCTCTTCCTCTTAGTCCTTCTCCCCGCCACCGCCCTGATGTATGTTTCCCTCCAAGCCTGCCGCAGGAAGAAGAAAGGAAGCAGTGACACTGCCAGCTAA
- the LOC109868509 gene encoding 14 kDa phosphohistidine phosphatase, with amino-acid sequence MCTQTKAAALIANIPEAEIDPTGVFKYVLIRVHSKEDGDDSSVDIVRGYAWAEYHADIYDKVAEELEKGGHLDCECIGGGRIKHDCQSKKIHVYGYSMGFGKANHAVSTEKLKVRYPKYEITWADEGY; translated from the exons ATGTGTACTCAAACGAAGGCTGCTGCTCTCATTGCGAACATTCCAGAGGCAGAAATCGACCCGACTGGTGTGTTCAAATACGTTCTCATTCGAGTACACAGTAAAGAAGACGGCGACGACTCGAGCGTAGATATTGTACGTGGATATGCCTGGGCCGAATATCATG CTGATATCTATGACAAGGTAGCAGAGGAGCTTGAGAAAGGAGGGCACCTGGACTGTGAATGTATTGGAGGAGGAAGGATTAAGCATGACTGCCAGTCAAAGAAGATCCACGTCTATGGCTACTCCATG GGCTTCGGAAAAGCAAATCACGCTGTTTCCACAGAGAAACTGAAGGTGCGCTACCCTAAATACGAGATCACCTGGGCTGATGAGGGATATTGA